The following proteins are encoded in a genomic region of Pikeienuella piscinae:
- a CDS encoding AAA family ATPase: MTVPPKTIEETQTLLASEDYVCGRALATVTYLALTLGKPLFLEGEPGTGKTEIAKALSAGLGRRLIRLQCYEGLDAASAVYEWNFAAQMIAIRTAEAAGGADQDALTANLFSERYLTERPLLAAMRPQAGGAPVLLIDELDRTDEPFEAFLLEALSDFQVTIPELGAVKAPEPPIVIITSNRTREVHDALKRRCLYHWVGYPDFDREMEIVRARAPEATETLSREVVAFVQQLRTEDLFKRPGVAETIDWAKCLIALDAVALSPQVISDTLGAILKYQDDISAMQGSEAKRILDQARTKLEPA; encoded by the coding sequence ATGACCGTACCGCCTAAGACCATCGAAGAGACGCAGACGCTGCTCGCCTCCGAGGACTATGTCTGCGGCAGGGCGCTGGCGACGGTGACTTATCTCGCGCTCACGCTTGGAAAGCCGCTTTTTCTCGAAGGCGAGCCGGGCACCGGCAAGACCGAGATCGCGAAAGCGCTTTCCGCCGGCCTCGGCCGGAGGCTGATCCGGCTTCAGTGCTATGAGGGTCTCGACGCCGCCTCCGCCGTCTATGAATGGAATTTCGCCGCGCAGATGATCGCGATCCGAACGGCGGAGGCCGCGGGCGGCGCCGATCAGGACGCGCTGACGGCCAATCTCTTTTCCGAGCGCTACCTGACCGAGCGCCCGCTCCTCGCGGCGATGCGACCGCAGGCGGGGGGCGCGCCGGTCCTGCTGATCGACGAGCTCGACCGCACCGACGAACCCTTCGAGGCGTTTCTCCTAGAAGCGCTTTCGGATTTTCAGGTGACGATCCCCGAACTTGGCGCGGTGAAGGCGCCGGAGCCGCCAATCGTCATCATCACTTCGAACCGCACCCGCGAAGTGCATGACGCGCTGAAGCGCCGCTGCCTCTATCACTGGGTCGGATACCCGGATTTCGACCGCGAGATGGAGATCGTCCGCGCCCGCGCGCCCGAGGCGACGGAGACGCTGAGTCGCGAGGTCGTCGCCTTTGTCCAGCAGCTTCGGACCGAGGATCTCTTCAAGCGCCCGGGCGTCGCGGAGACCATCGACTGGGCGAAATGCCTGATCGCGCTCGACGCCGTCGCGCTTTCGCCGCAGGTGATCTCCGACACGCTCGGCGCAATCCTGAAATATCAGGACGATATCTCGGCGATGCAGGGCTCGGAGGCGAAGCGCATCCTCGATCAGGCGAGGACGAAACTGGAACCGGCGTGA
- a CDS encoding YcjF family protein: MSDSTRREPKLIVDGLENLPAAPSGPDEAPEIDAEEAAPPASTPRIRAGGGLTGLFWAALAGLVSMALGLWAFEVVEALILRNVWLGRIALALALLSAAALILIALREIAGLARLHRIDGLRAAAIRARATRERAAASKIVDALDALYRGRSELTAAHAELTEKRGDVMDGDALLDLAERTLMTPLDREAEAAVRRGARDVAAATAIIPLPALDVLAALAVNLRMIRAIAAVYGGRAGWLGSWRLLRAVAAHLITAGAIAVGEDMIGPAFGGGALAKLSRRFGEGVANGALTARVGVAAIDVCRPLPHHVRARPGVSTLLGGALKGLWPSK, from the coding sequence ATGAGCGACTCCACCCGGCGTGAACCGAAGTTGATCGTAGACGGACTGGAAAACCTGCCCGCCGCGCCGAGCGGCCCGGACGAGGCTCCGGAGATCGACGCAGAAGAGGCCGCGCCGCCCGCCTCCACGCCCCGAATCCGAGCCGGCGGCGGACTTACAGGGCTCTTCTGGGCCGCGCTCGCCGGTCTTGTCTCGATGGCGCTCGGCCTCTGGGCTTTCGAGGTGGTCGAGGCGCTGATCTTGCGCAATGTCTGGCTCGGCCGGATCGCGCTGGCGCTCGCGCTTCTCTCCGCAGCGGCGCTGATCCTCATCGCACTTCGGGAGATCGCCGGGCTGGCCCGGCTTCACCGCATCGACGGGCTGCGCGCCGCCGCAATCCGAGCGCGGGCGACGCGCGAGCGTGCGGCGGCGTCGAAAATCGTTGATGCGCTCGACGCGCTCTATCGCGGGCGATCCGAGCTCACCGCCGCGCACGCCGAGCTGACCGAAAAGCGCGGCGACGTCATGGATGGCGATGCGCTCCTCGATCTCGCGGAGAGAACGCTGATGACGCCGCTGGACCGGGAGGCCGAGGCCGCCGTACGGCGCGGCGCGCGCGACGTGGCGGCGGCGACGGCGATCATCCCGCTTCCCGCGCTCGACGTGCTTGCCGCGCTCGCGGTCAATCTCCGGATGATCCGCGCCATCGCGGCGGTCTATGGCGGCCGCGCCGGCTGGCTCGGTTCATGGCGGCTTCTGCGCGCCGTCGCGGCGCATCTGATCACGGCGGGGGCGATCGCGGTCGGCGAGGACATGATCGGCCCGGCTTTCGGCGGCGGCGCGCTCGCGAAACTGTCCCGCCGCTTCGGAGAGGGGGTGGCGAACGGCGCCCTGACCGCGCGGGTCGGCGTCGCGGCCATCGATGTCTGCCGGCCGCTGCCGCACCACGTCCGGGCGCGACCCGGCGTCTCGACACTGCTGGGCGGCGCGCTCAAGGGGCTCTGGCCATCGAAATGA
- a CDS encoding VOC family protein, translating to MSGLVSGLDHLVLTVRDVEEAVAFYASALGLEAITFGAGRRALKIGVQKINLQTLGQETRNHACIGSGDFCLVTEAPLEDVIARLEAADIPIIEGPVEKSGARGPILSVYFNDPAGNLIEVSRYV from the coding sequence GTGAGCGGCCTCGTCAGCGGGCTCGACCATCTCGTGCTCACGGTGCGTGACGTGGAGGAGGCCGTGGCGTTCTACGCCTCCGCGCTGGGGCTCGAGGCGATCACCTTCGGCGCCGGGCGGCGCGCTCTGAAGATCGGCGTGCAGAAGATCAACCTGCAAACCCTCGGGCAGGAAACCCGCAACCACGCCTGTATCGGTTCGGGCGATTTCTGCCTCGTCACGGAGGCGCCGCTGGAGGACGTGATCGCCCGGCTTGAGGCGGCGGACATTCCGATCATCGAGGGGCCGGTCGAGAAATCCGGCGCGCGCGGCCCGATCCTCTCGGTCTATTTCAACGACCCGGCCGGCAACCTCATCGAGGTCTCGCGCTATGTCTGA
- the mgtE gene encoding magnesium transporter, translated as MSEPSERPEAEDEREEEAYALGVDLVAGVVDALAEGDDAGVRALVAPLHAADFADLLEQIDSDDRAGLIRAVGAELDAEALSELDESVLDEVLSYVDPAVLAAAVKELNSDDVVYLVEDLEDEHKARLLGALDDDERVIVEQSLAYPEYSAGRMMQRELVKAPPFWTVGDMIDAMRAAEELPDPFYEVIVVDPGMKPIGTIPVGRIMGTTRPVPLAEIMSEDFRAIPATQKSEDVAYAFSQYHLVSAPVVDEDGRLVGVITIDDAVEAMDEEAEEDILRLGGVGDESISDRVRDIARSRFPWLAVNLVTAVLASMVIDVFEDVIAAYVALAVLMPIVASMGGNAGTQTLTVAVRALATRDLTASNMWRVVLRETLVGLMNGLGFAILIGIIGYLWFSDAMLGFVLAITMIGNLLVAALAGILVPITLDRFGADPALASGTFVTTVTDIVGFFLFLGLGGALLL; from the coding sequence ATGTCCGAACCAAGCGAACGCCCGGAAGCCGAGGACGAACGCGAGGAGGAGGCCTACGCGCTTGGCGTCGACCTCGTCGCCGGCGTCGTCGATGCGCTGGCCGAAGGAGACGACGCGGGGGTGCGCGCCCTCGTCGCGCCGCTCCACGCCGCCGATTTCGCCGACCTTCTGGAGCAGATCGACAGCGACGACCGCGCCGGACTGATCCGCGCCGTCGGCGCCGAACTGGACGCGGAGGCGCTCTCGGAACTGGACGAGAGCGTTCTCGACGAAGTGCTTTCCTATGTCGACCCGGCCGTGCTCGCCGCAGCGGTGAAAGAGCTGAACTCGGACGACGTCGTTTACCTCGTCGAGGATCTCGAGGACGAGCACAAGGCCCGGCTGCTGGGGGCGCTCGACGACGACGAGCGCGTCATCGTCGAGCAATCGCTCGCCTATCCGGAATATTCCGCCGGCCGGATGATGCAGCGGGAGCTGGTGAAGGCGCCCCCGTTCTGGACCGTGGGCGACATGATCGATGCGATGCGCGCGGCCGAGGAGCTGCCGGACCCGTTCTACGAGGTCATCGTCGTCGATCCCGGCATGAAGCCCATCGGCACGATCCCGGTCGGCCGAATCATGGGAACCACGCGCCCGGTGCCGCTCGCCGAGATCATGTCGGAGGATTTCCGCGCCATCCCCGCGACCCAGAAATCCGAGGACGTCGCCTACGCCTTCAGCCAGTATCACCTCGTCTCCGCCCCGGTGGTGGACGAGGACGGCCGCCTCGTCGGCGTAATCACCATCGACGACGCGGTCGAGGCGATGGACGAAGAGGCGGAGGAAGACATCCTTCGCCTTGGCGGCGTCGGCGACGAAAGCATCTCCGATCGCGTCCGGGACATCGCCAGATCGCGTTTTCCCTGGCTCGCGGTCAATCTTGTGACCGCGGTGCTCGCCAGCATGGTGATCGACGTCTTCGAGGATGTCATCGCCGCCTATGTCGCTCTCGCCGTCCTGATGCCGATCGTCGCATCGATGGGCGGCAACGCCGGCACGCAGACGCTGACCGTCGCGGTCAGGGCGCTGGCGACGCGCGACCTCACGGCCTCCAACATGTGGCGCGTCGTCCTGCGCGAGACGCTGGTCGGCCTGATGAACGGGCTCGGCTTCGCGATTCTGATCGGGATCATCGGCTATCTCTGGTTCTCCGACGCCATGCTCGGTTTCGTGCTCGCCATCACCATGATCGGTAATCTGCTCGTCGCCGCGCTCGCAGGTATTCTGGTGCCGATCACGCTGGACCGCTTCGGCGCCGACCCGGCGCTCGCGTCCGGCACCTTCGTCACCACCGTCACCGACATCGTCGGCTTCTTCCTCTTCCTCGGGCTCGGCGGCGCGCTGCTGCTCTGA
- a CDS encoding response regulator transcription factor, with the protein MAAAAVAHLDRAEFPPHSAAMDATILIADDDPHIREVIRFALVREGLKVIEAADGAEALARFTESAPDLLILDVGMPEADGLDVCREIRRTHRTPILFLSARDDEIDRILGLEIGGDDYVGKPFSPRELVARVKAILKRAAPEPAPEAEVLSHGALTIRPEQHEVEFDGAPLKLTPLEFAMMATLIRRKDRVVARDDLAAAAYRLNVHVSGRTIDSHIRNIRQKLAEAGSGPAIETVHGVGFRIGPCVPATDGA; encoded by the coding sequence ATGGCCGCCGCAGCCGTCGCTCATCTCGACCGGGCCGAGTTTCCGCCGCATAGTGCGGCGATGGACGCGACCATTCTCATCGCCGACGACGACCCGCACATCCGGGAAGTGATCCGCTTCGCGCTCGTCCGCGAGGGGCTGAAGGTGATCGAGGCCGCTGACGGCGCCGAGGCTCTGGCCCGCTTCACCGAATCCGCGCCAGACCTTCTGATTCTCGATGTCGGGATGCCGGAGGCCGACGGGCTGGACGTCTGCCGCGAAATCCGCCGCACGCACCGCACGCCGATTCTTTTCCTTTCCGCCCGCGATGATGAGATAGACCGCATTCTCGGGCTGGAGATCGGTGGCGACGATTACGTCGGCAAGCCGTTCTCTCCCCGGGAGCTGGTCGCGCGGGTGAAGGCGATCCTGAAGCGGGCGGCGCCCGAGCCCGCGCCGGAGGCGGAAGTGCTGAGTCATGGCGCGCTCACCATCCGGCCCGAGCAGCATGAAGTCGAATTCGATGGCGCGCCCCTGAAGCTGACGCCGTTAGAGTTCGCGATGATGGCGACGCTGATCCGCCGGAAAGACCGCGTCGTCGCGCGGGATGACCTGGCCGCCGCCGCCTATCGGCTTAACGTTCACGTCTCCGGCCGCACCATTGACAGCCATATCCGCAACATTCGCCAGAAACTGGCGGAAGCGGGTTCCGGACCCGCGATCGAGACCGTGCACGGCGTCGGCTTCCGGATCGGTCCCTGCGTTCCCGCGACCGACGGCGCGTGA
- a CDS encoding vWA domain-containing protein, with translation MSEARYADLPIRSDGKLAANIAHFARALRRAGMPVGPGRILSAVQAVEAAGFSSRDDFYWTLHACFVSRPEHRELFGQTFRLFWRDPQFLEHMMSMLMPQMRGTQEEHKPDAAEKRAAEALLDDAERPDAPEPEGEKEEIEIDAALTFSAEEKLKRQDFEQMTLAEQAEALRAIARLELPLKPIASRRTRTSMRGRMIDARRTLRAAMRSGGEIRSLAMRERRERPPALIALCDISGSMAGYSRMLMHFLHAASNAKGAGWSDVHSFTFGTRLTNITRHLKLRDVDSALKRAGAEAEDWEGGTRIGACLRRFNRDWSRRVLGQGAVVILITDGLDRDDPIVLGHEMERLRLSCRKLIWLNPLLRWDGFAPRARGVRAMLPRVDSFRAAHSVASLEALAAALSRPDDAGDKARLIRMMAESSPVAEQKQAAAPAAPSVSDPLRG, from the coding sequence ATGTCTGAAGCGCGCTACGCCGATCTGCCGATCCGGAGCGACGGCAAGCTTGCCGCCAACATCGCGCATTTCGCGCGCGCGCTGCGCCGCGCCGGCATGCCGGTCGGGCCAGGGCGGATCCTCAGCGCTGTGCAGGCGGTGGAGGCGGCGGGGTTCTCGTCGCGCGACGATTTCTACTGGACGCTCCACGCCTGCTTCGTCTCTCGTCCGGAACACCGGGAGCTTTTCGGCCAGACATTCCGGCTTTTCTGGCGCGATCCGCAGTTTCTCGAACACATGATGTCGATGCTCATGCCGCAAATGCGCGGCACGCAGGAGGAGCACAAGCCCGACGCGGCGGAAAAGCGCGCCGCCGAAGCCCTGCTCGACGACGCGGAGCGCCCCGACGCGCCCGAGCCAGAGGGCGAGAAGGAGGAGATCGAGATCGACGCGGCGCTCACCTTCTCCGCCGAGGAGAAGCTGAAACGGCAGGATTTTGAGCAGATGACCCTCGCCGAGCAGGCGGAGGCGCTCCGCGCCATCGCCCGGCTGGAGCTGCCGCTGAAACCGATCGCGTCGCGACGCACACGGACGTCCATGCGCGGCCGGATGATCGACGCAAGGCGGACATTGCGCGCGGCGATGCGCTCCGGCGGCGAGATCAGATCGCTGGCGATGCGCGAGCGGCGCGAGCGTCCCCCGGCGCTGATCGCGCTCTGTGACATCTCCGGCTCGATGGCGGGTTATTCGCGGATGCTAATGCATTTCCTTCACGCCGCCTCCAACGCCAAGGGCGCAGGCTGGTCGGACGTGCATTCCTTCACCTTCGGCACGCGACTGACCAACATCACCCGCCATCTGAAGCTCCGTGACGTCGACAGCGCGCTGAAACGAGCCGGCGCGGAGGCCGAGGACTGGGAGGGCGGCACGCGGATCGGCGCCTGCCTTCGCCGCTTCAACCGCGACTGGTCGCGCCGGGTGCTGGGACAGGGCGCCGTGGTGATCCTGATCACCGACGGACTCGACCGAGACGACCCGATCGTTCTCGGCCATGAGATGGAGCGCCTGCGTCTTTCCTGCCGAAAACTGATCTGGCTCAACCCGTTGCTGAGATGGGACGGCTTCGCACCCAGGGCGCGAGGGGTGCGGGCGATGTTGCCGCGCGTCGACAGTTTCCGCGCCGCGCATTCCGTCGCCAGCCTCGAGGCGCTGGCGGCGGCGCTGAGCCGACCGGACGACGCCGGCGACAAGGCGCGCCTGATCCGGATGATGGCGGAGTCGTCCCCCGTCGCGGAACAGAAGCAGGCGGCTGCGCCGGCCGCCCCCAGCGTCAGCGATCCGCTTCGGGGCTGA
- a CDS encoding YcjX family protein yields MGVADIADDIIRLAEEARDSAAEMLFEPRLRLGVTGLSRAGKTVFITSLIANLLQRGRMTQLRAEADGRLIAAAVQPHPDRETPRFDYESHLAALSANPPRWPESTRRISQIRVSLRYRPTGFLAGLTGDSTMHLDIVDYPGEWLLDLALLDQDFTRWSLKALKAAENASRAPHAGEWRALIAARDPAEPFEESAARPLAAAFTAYLGACRKAGLSGLAPGRFLMPGDMEGSPALTFCPLPPPVGRDPLHAEFARRFDAYKRSVVKPFFRNHFARLDRQIVLVDLMTALNDGPAAVADLSDAMKEVLGAFRPGRNSWLASILGRRIDRILFAATKADHLHHLEHDRLTAILSALLSQNLAHAAFRGAETHALAIAALRATVEQEGDGIRAVRGRLEATGEEAALDPGELPADPASVLAAARAADAGPAGTGWLDGAFKVMNFAPPRLSRGEGLPHIRLDRALEFLIGDRLT; encoded by the coding sequence TTGGGCGTCGCGGACATCGCTGACGACATCATCCGCCTCGCGGAGGAAGCGCGCGACAGCGCCGCGGAGATGCTGTTCGAGCCGCGGCTCCGGCTCGGCGTCACCGGGCTGTCGCGGGCCGGCAAGACCGTCTTCATCACCTCGCTGATCGCCAACCTGCTGCAGCGCGGGAGAATGACCCAGCTCCGCGCCGAGGCCGACGGGCGGCTGATCGCCGCCGCCGTGCAGCCGCATCCCGACCGGGAGACGCCGCGCTTCGACTATGAATCGCACCTCGCCGCGCTATCCGCGAATCCGCCGCGCTGGCCGGAAAGCACGCGGCGGATCAGCCAGATCCGAGTCTCGCTCCGCTACCGGCCGACCGGGTTCCTCGCCGGGCTGACTGGCGATTCGACGATGCATCTCGACATCGTCGATTATCCGGGAGAGTGGCTCCTTGATCTCGCACTGCTCGATCAGGATTTCACCCGCTGGTCGCTGAAGGCGCTGAAAGCCGCCGAAAACGCTTCACGCGCTCCGCATGCCGGCGAATGGCGCGCGCTGATTGCGGCGCGGGACCCGGCCGAACCTTTCGAGGAAAGCGCAGCGAGACCGCTCGCCGCCGCGTTCACCGCGTATCTCGGAGCCTGCCGCAAGGCCGGGCTCTCAGGGCTCGCCCCTGGTCGCTTCCTGATGCCCGGCGATATGGAGGGCTCGCCCGCCCTGACCTTTTGTCCGCTGCCGCCGCCGGTCGGGCGCGATCCGCTGCATGCGGAGTTCGCGCGGCGGTTCGACGCCTACAAGCGCAGCGTCGTGAAACCCTTCTTTCGCAATCATTTCGCCCGGCTCGACCGGCAGATCGTGCTCGTCGACCTGATGACCGCCCTGAACGACGGCCCGGCGGCGGTCGCCGATCTCTCCGACGCGATGAAGGAGGTGCTCGGAGCGTTCCGGCCGGGGCGAAATTCGTGGCTCGCCTCGATCCTCGGGCGGCGGATCGACCGCATTCTTTTCGCCGCGACGAAGGCGGATCATCTGCATCATCTCGAACACGACCGCCTGACAGCGATCCTGAGCGCGCTCCTGAGCCAGAACCTCGCGCATGCGGCCTTCCGGGGCGCCGAAACCCATGCGCTGGCGATCGCCGCGCTCCGCGCAACCGTTGAGCAGGAGGGCGACGGGATTCGCGCGGTGAGGGGGCGATTGGAGGCGACCGGCGAGGAGGCCGCCCTCGATCCGGGCGAATTGCCGGCCGACCCGGCCTCCGTCCTCGCCGCCGCCCGCGCGGCGGACGCCGGGCCAGCGGGGACGGGCTGGCTCGACGGCGCATTCAAAGTCATGAATTTCGCGCCGCCCCGGCTCTCGCGCGGCGAGGGGCTGCCGCATATCAGGCTCGACCGCGCGCTCGAATTCCTGATCGGGGACAGGCTGACATGA
- a CDS encoding sensor histidine kinase: MREGRRKYRPPIRAIVILMLVIAMATPMAGLFFFRVFENQLIRRTEAELIAQSAALAAMMRERTASLPLDALGARAPEAQGLAAFAPSGASLDLASDPVLPPRSAPRAAPPVAPDWRAIGAEMEPLIDETERRTLAGIQALDPAGVALTGAEAGGSLAHVPEVAEALRGRLAQQLRTRLRARPAPLIYYVTKGASLRIFIAFPVIDRGRVAGVIYASRTPAHILQVAWAERRSLALAALATLIAVLAFGFVATRAITGPIRELTVRTRRIDAGERAAMRPLRYHGTREVAELSEIFLRSARKLRDRSESLSAFAAHVAHELKSPLTAIQGAAELVRDAEAEMAPETRRAFLSNIAADAERMTLLVRRLLDLARAEAETQGAPGVATVRAAAAGLVAPVKIELNGDVDTPVAMRDEKLSAVLGNLADNAARHGATRLEIAVRAAAGRALIRVADDGEGVSEANRGKLFDPFFTTRRAEGGTGMGLAIVRALIEAHDGAVALGAGTETGGAVFEIDLPPASVSPEADR; this comes from the coding sequence GTGAGGGAGGGGCGGCGGAAATACCGCCCGCCAATCCGGGCTATCGTCATCCTGATGCTGGTGATCGCGATGGCGACGCCGATGGCCGGACTCTTCTTCTTTCGGGTATTCGAGAACCAGTTGATCCGCAGGACAGAGGCGGAGCTGATCGCTCAATCCGCCGCGCTGGCGGCGATGATGCGGGAGAGAACGGCGTCGTTGCCGCTCGACGCGCTTGGCGCGCGCGCCCCGGAGGCGCAAGGGTTGGCCGCGTTCGCGCCGTCCGGCGCGTCGCTCGACCTCGCCTCCGACCCGGTCCTGCCGCCGCGGTCCGCGCCGCGCGCCGCGCCGCCAGTGGCGCCGGACTGGCGCGCGATCGGCGCGGAGATGGAGCCGCTGATTGACGAGACGGAGCGCCGCACGTTGGCCGGGATTCAGGCGCTCGACCCCGCCGGCGTGGCCCTGACCGGGGCCGAGGCTGGCGGCTCCCTCGCGCATGTTCCCGAAGTGGCGGAGGCGCTTCGCGGCCGGCTTGCGCAGCAGCTTCGCACCAGGCTGCGCGCCCGCCCGGCGCCGTTAATCTACTATGTGACGAAAGGCGCGTCGCTGCGGATTTTCATCGCCTTTCCCGTGATCGATCGCGGCCGCGTCGCCGGCGTGATTTACGCCTCGCGCACGCCGGCGCATATCCTTCAGGTCGCCTGGGCGGAACGGCGGAGCCTAGCGCTCGCTGCGCTGGCGACGCTGATCGCGGTCCTGGCGTTCGGGTTCGTCGCGACCCGCGCCATCACAGGCCCGATCCGCGAGTTGACCGTGCGCACCCGCCGGATCGACGCGGGCGAGCGCGCAGCGATGCGCCCTCTCCGCTATCACGGCACGCGCGAGGTGGCGGAGCTTTCCGAAATTTTCCTGCGGAGCGCGCGGAAGCTTCGCGACCGCTCCGAAAGCCTCTCCGCCTTCGCGGCGCATGTCGCGCATGAGCTGAAATCGCCGCTGACCGCGATCCAGGGCGCGGCGGAACTGGTCCGCGACGCCGAGGCCGAGATGGCGCCGGAGACGCGACGCGCGTTTCTTTCCAACATCGCCGCGGACGCGGAACGGATGACGCTACTTGTGCGCCGGCTTCTCGACCTCGCGCGGGCGGAGGCGGAGACGCAGGGCGCGCCGGGCGTCGCGACCGTGCGGGCGGCGGCGGCCGGCCTCGTCGCGCCGGTGAAAATCGAACTGAACGGCGATGTCGACACGCCAGTTGCGATGCGTGATGAAAAGCTCTCTGCGGTACTCGGCAATCTCGCGGATAATGCGGCGCGGCATGGCGCGACGCGACTGGAGATCGCTGTCCGGGCGGCGGCCGGCCGCGCGTTGATTCGCGTCGCCGATGATGGCGAGGGCGTATCGGAAGCGAACCGTGGAAAGCTTTTCGACCCGTTCTTCACCACGCGCCGCGCCGAAGGCGGCACAGGCATGGGGCTCGCCATCGTTCGCGCGCTGATCGAGGCTCATGATGGCGCCGTGGCGCTCGGCGCCGGAACCGAAACTGGCGGCGCGGTTTTCGAGATCGATCTGCCGCCGGCGTCGGTCAGCCCCGAAGCGGATCGCTGA
- a CDS encoding diguanylate cyclase, which translates to MKHFDQAKAYDAKDEAQVRLAAPLRDAGSRALIQQTMDELPTGVVFWDARGRCELANRRTATLLGIDGRRPRRGDRFADLLKRAVEAGALSAESGAKIEAAFKEGAELDFDCVAPSGRAVMARIRPRSDNGRVLTLTEITDFRLREEKLTAEKARAEKMERRLGAELARLNAEKAEVEARQEELQRLSLVAAHAKDLIVITDPTNRIVWANEAFRRHNGLDLEMDLLGRSGRDVLAGPQSEPEKLAMIDEAVRNRQSVTLELICHRRSGAPYWMEQEIIPVFDNKGAHTNFIIVGRDVSERKRAEAAAAEARRFEDMKRREARMLAEFNEWLQSSDTLEELFVVVSSFLAKLLPGSSGAVYTYGAARDTLQRACAWGEGAKVDDLEPSDCWALRRGRAYFHGDNTIDIACAHVMAARGGDPPERQYCLPIIAHGDTVGLLSVELDAGAGQDTQKLVNFCAEHISVAIANVKMRDLLREQSTRDPLTGLYNRRFFLDYAKRELGRCVAQRRPAALISLDVDHFKTFNDNYGHDAGDAVLRALATVLQKLFREADVPCRLGGEEFVVMMPGCGAERAIERAEQLRKAVEAMRLRHSGESLKVTISLGLAALTDGAETLQDLMLAADEALYKAKAEGRNRVRTGR; encoded by the coding sequence ATGAAACATTTCGATCAGGCGAAAGCGTATGACGCGAAGGACGAGGCGCAGGTCCGCCTTGCCGCGCCGCTGCGCGACGCCGGCTCGCGGGCGCTGATCCAACAGACGATGGACGAACTTCCCACCGGCGTCGTCTTCTGGGACGCGCGGGGACGCTGCGAATTGGCGAACCGGCGCACCGCCACGCTCCTTGGCATCGACGGCCGGCGACCCCGACGCGGGGATCGGTTCGCCGACCTTCTCAAGCGCGCCGTCGAGGCGGGCGCGCTTTCCGCCGAATCAGGCGCGAAGATCGAGGCGGCGTTCAAGGAAGGAGCGGAGCTCGATTTTGACTGCGTCGCGCCGTCAGGGCGCGCGGTCATGGCGCGCATCCGGCCACGCTCGGATAACGGGCGCGTACTGACGCTCACCGAGATCACCGATTTCCGGCTGCGCGAGGAAAAACTGACCGCGGAGAAGGCGCGCGCGGAGAAGATGGAGCGTCGGCTCGGCGCCGAACTGGCGCGGCTCAACGCCGAGAAGGCGGAGGTCGAGGCCCGGCAGGAGGAGCTGCAGCGCCTCAGCCTGGTCGCAGCCCACGCCAAGGATCTCATCGTCATCACCGACCCGACCAATCGAATCGTCTGGGCTAACGAAGCGTTCCGCCGGCACAATGGCCTCGACCTCGAGATGGACCTTCTCGGCCGGTCCGGACGCGACGTTCTGGCCGGCCCGCAAAGCGAGCCCGAAAAACTGGCGATGATCGACGAGGCGGTGCGCAACCGTCAGTCCGTTACGCTGGAGCTGATCTGCCACCGCCGCTCCGGCGCGCCATACTGGATGGAGCAGGAGATCATCCCGGTCTTCGACAACAAGGGCGCGCACACCAATTTCATCATCGTCGGCCGCGACGTCTCGGAGCGAAAGCGCGCGGAGGCCGCCGCCGCCGAGGCCCGCCGCTTCGAGGACATGAAGCGCAGAGAGGCGCGTATGCTCGCCGAGTTCAACGAATGGCTGCAATCGAGCGATACGCTCGAAGAGCTATTCGTCGTCGTCAGTTCCTTTCTCGCCAAGCTCCTGCCGGGATCGAGCGGCGCGGTCTACACCTACGGCGCCGCCCGCGACACCCTGCAACGCGCCTGCGCCTGGGGCGAGGGCGCGAAGGTTGACGACCTGGAGCCATCCGACTGCTGGGCGCTGCGGCGTGGGCGCGCCTACTTTCACGGCGACAACACCATCGATATCGCCTGCGCGCATGTAATGGCCGCGCGCGGCGGCGACCCGCCGGAGCGCCAATACTGCCTGCCGATCATCGCGCATGGCGACACGGTCGGTCTGCTCAGCGTCGAACTCGACGCCGGGGCCGGGCAGGACACGCAGAAACTGGTGAACTTCTGCGCGGAGCACATCAGCGTCGCCATCGCAAACGTGAAGATGCGCGATCTGTTGCGCGAGCAATCGACCCGCGACCCGCTGACCGGGCTCTACAATCGCCGCTTCTTTCTCGATTATGCGAAGCGGGAGCTCGGCCGCTGCGTGGCGCAACGCCGCCCGGCGGCGCTCATCTCGCTCGATGTCGATCATTTCAAGACGTTCAACGACAACTACGGCCACGACGCGGGCGACGCTGTGCTCCGCGCGCTGGCGACGGTGCTGCAGAAGCTCTTTCGCGAGGCGGACGTGCCATGCAGACTCGGCGGCGAGGAATTCGTGGTCATGATGCCCGGCTGCGGCGCCGAGCGCGCAATCGAGCGCGCGGAGCAGCTTCGGAAAGCAGTGGAGGCGATGCGCCTGCGCCACAGTGGAGAATCATTGAAGGTCACCATCTCACTCGGACTCGCGGCGCTCACGGACGGCGCGGAGACGCTTCAGGATCTGATGCTCGCAGCCGATGAGGCGCTCTACAAGGCCAAGGCGGAGGGGCGGAACCGGGTGCGGACGGGGCGCTGA